A stretch of DNA from Noviherbaspirillum sedimenti:
TCGCGGCCATTCTCGCCGGTCGGGCGGCATTTGACAGCATTGGCGATATAGGCATTGTCGCCGCGCCGCAGGCCCATCGCCGCCAGCATGTTGTCGAGCAGCTTGCCGGCGGGACCGACGAAGGGCTCGCCCTGCAGATCCTCGTTGTAACCCGGCCCTTCGCCGACAAAGAGCCACTTTGCCTGGCGATCGCCGCTGCCAAACACGGTGCGCGTGCGGCCTTCGCACAGGCGGCATTTAGTGCAGGCGGCAACGGTGGATTGCAAGCTTTCCCAATCCATGCGGTCGATGCCCTCGTCCGCTGGTGATGCGGACAACACATCCGGCGCATCTTCAAGCACCCAGTCCGGTACCGCTTCGTCCCACGCTGCCGGGCTGTCGGAGCGGGATGACGGTGCAGCCGGGGCAGTTGGGATAGCCGCAGTAGCCGGGACAACTGCGGCAAACGCCGGCGTCGGCCTTGCCGCAGCCGCATCGGCAAATGGCGCAGCAACTTGCGCCGCAATTTCGGCCGCCACTGGCAAGCTCACTGGCGCTGCAACCGCGGCGGCCGCCGTTGCCGGCGCCAGATCTGCTGGCTGCCGCTCGCGCAGCCGCCACAAGGGCCCCACGCCGATTTCCTGCAAAAAGCGCGCACGCCGGGGATCCATGGATGTCATAGGCACAACCTCATCACAATCGCATCTTCGCGGGCGCCGCCGGTGGCGGGATAGTATGCTTTGCGCAAGCCAATGCGCACATAGCCGTAACGCTCATATACCGCCAGCGCGCGCTGGTTGGAGGGGCGCACTTCCAGCAGGATCGAGGTCATGCCCTGCCCGCGCGCCAGCGCGCCAACCCGGTCCAGCAGCCTGCGCCCCAGCCCCTGCCCCTGCAGGTCGGCACGCACGCTGATATTCAACAGATGCATTTCGTCAACCACCGGCATCGCCAGGAAATAGCCGGCCAGTTTGAACGTCGGCTCCCGCACCACCCAGGCTTCATAGCCGCTGGCGAGCGAATCGAGAAAATTGCCGCGGCTCCAGGGATGCGGATAGACGCTGTTCTCGATCGCCAACACTTGTTCGATATCGGCGTCCTGCATGGGCTCCAGTATCAGCATGTCGGGATTTTCGGGCTGCATCCCGGCTGGCCACGTCAGGTTCACGCCGCCGCTCCCGCCTTGGCCAGGCGCTCGCTGGTGGTCAGTGCGACCTTGTTGCGCAGGTACAGTGGTTGCGCATCCTGCGCCGCCAGCGTTTCGCCGCGGGCGAACGCCAGGCGCGCCAGTTGCGCGATCTGCAACGCATGCGGCATCACGTCGGGCAAGGCGCCGGCGGCGAAGGCGGCGCCGGCGAAGGCATCGGCATACGCCTGCAAGCCGTTGCCGCATGCCACGGCCGTGCCTCGCGGCGCCACCGCTGCCGGCGCGGACAGCGTCGGCGCCACCACTTCCCGCCAGCCGCCGCTGTCGTCGCCGTCGCGATCTTCATAGCGATACTGCGCCCAGTACACTTCGCCCATGCGGGCGTCGAGAATCGCGAGCACGTCGGCAGCGCCGCTACGGCTGCGGCAAGCCTGCGCCATTGCCAGCAAGGTCACGACCGGAATCACCGGACGCCGGCTGCCAAAAGCCAGGCCCTGCACCACGCCGGCCGCCGTGCGCACGCCGGTAAACGAACCCGGGCCGCTGCCGAACGCCAGCGCCTCGCATTGTTCCAGGCGGATGCCGGCCTGCCCGAGCAGGCGTTGCACCAGCGGCAAAATCGCGGCCGAATGGGTCTTGCCCCCGTCGGCTTCCTGGGTGAATAGCTGGTCACCCAACAACAGGGCAGCCGAGGCGCGCTCGGCGGATGTTTCAATGGCAAGGATGGTAGGCATGCCGGTATTTTACCGCGCCCGCGCAGCGATGGCGCTGCGGCGCGAACGCTTTCCACGCTGTTGCTGCCGGCAGGAAGTCTGTTAACATGTCAACTGCGGCAGCGGCTGCGAACAAGAACACAAATAAGCATAACCAGCGCAGCCATCCCGGGCGCAAGCGACACCCAATAAGCGACACCCCATAAGCGACACCAAATAACGGCGAATATGGACCACCCACCGCAGGAACCGGTACTTTCCCTCTTTCTGGCATCTTCCGTGCACGACATGAAGAATTCGGTCGGCATGTTGTCGGCTTCGCTGGAAAAGCTGCTGGGCGAACTCGATCCGCAAGCCTTCGCCGCCTACCAGGAAATGGCGCACATGCTGTTTGAAGTGCGGCGCGTCAATGGCAACCTGACCCAGCTGCTGACCTTGTACAAGCTGGGGGAACGCCTGTACCCCTTCGACCCGCAGGCCTGTGCCATCGACCAGTGCGCGCTGGAGCTGGAGTCGATGAACCGCACCCTGCTCGATTCCCGCGGCATCACCCTGTATGTCGACAATCCGCCCGGCCTGATCTGGCATTTCGATGAAGACCTGATTGGCGGCGTGCTCAACCATGCGATCAACAATGCCATCCGCTACACCCATGACAAGATCCGGCTGGCGTTCACCCTGCACGACGGCCGCCTGGAAGTCCGTGTGGAAGACAATGGCCCGGGCTATCCGGAAGCGCTGCTCGCGGCGCCCGCAGCATGCCAGGGCGTCAACTTCGGTAGCGGCAGCACCGGCCTGGGCCTGTATTTCGCGCGCGAAGTCGCCAGCCTGCACCGCCATCGCGAGCGGCAAGGCACGCTGCGCCTGGAAAACGGCGGCGCCCTCGGCGGCGGCTGCTTCATCCTGGAACTTCCGTGATTAACTGCCCTGAATCCGGCTGCCTGACATGAATCATCCCGCACATCCCGACTGGTCGCGCAAGACTTATCTGGTGATCGATGATTTTTCCATCGTCCACCGCATGCTGCGCGACATGCTGCGCAAGCTCGGCGCGGTGGCGATCGACACCGTCAAGAATGGCGCCGATGCCATCGCCCTGCTGCGCGAAAAGCCTTACGACGTGGTCCTGTGCGACTACAATTTTTCCGAAGGCCCGAATGGCCAGCAAATCCTGGAAGAAGCCCGGCATCGCGAACTGCTCGGCCTGACCTGCATCTGGCTCATGGTCAGTTCGGAAAAAGCCGTCGAAACCGTGATGGGCGCGGCCGAAATGGCGCCCGACGGTTACATCCTCAAGCCGCTGACCGATTCGCTGCTGCTGGCACGCCTGAACCGTGCCTGGGACCGCAAGCAGGCCTTCACCGCCATCGACCGCGCCTATGCCGCGCGCGATTACCGGCGGGCGGCAGCCTTGTGCGACCAGGGCCTGGCCAGTACGCCGGTCCATGCCATGGATCTGCTGCGCATGAAAGCCGGCCTGCTGCTCAAGGCCGGCTTGCACCAGGCGGCGCGGCAGGCGTATGAACAGGCGCTGGCGCAGCGCGAACAGGTCTGGGCCAAGGCTGGCCTGGCGCGGCTCGACTGCCTCGAAGGCCGTCATGCCGACGCCAAACAGCGGCTGCTGAAAATCGTCCGCGAA
This window harbors:
- a CDS encoding uracil-DNA glycosylase; its protein translation is MDPRRARFLQEIGVGPLWRLRERQPADLAPATAAAAVAAPVSLPVAAEIAAQVAAPFADAAAARPTPAFAAVVPATAAIPTAPAAPSSRSDSPAAWDEAVPDWVLEDAPDVLSASPADEGIDRMDWESLQSTVAACTKCRLCEGRTRTVFGSGDRQAKWLFVGEGPGYNEDLQGEPFVGPAGKLLDNMLAAMGLRRGDNAYIANAVKCRPTGENGRDRPPTPAEIAACLPHLERQIALIQPSVIVALGKSAALALLQAAADTPVAKLRGQVHRHAGVPLVVTYHPAYLLRAPEEKGKAWRDLCLAMATHADTASTR
- the rimI gene encoding ribosomal protein S18-alanine N-acetyltransferase; its protein translation is MQPENPDMLILEPMQDADIEQVLAIENSVYPHPWSRGNFLDSLASGYEAWVVREPTFKLAGYFLAMPVVDEMHLLNISVRADLQGQGLGRRLLDRVGALARGQGMTSILLEVRPSNQRALAVYERYGYVRIGLRKAYYPATGGAREDAIVMRLCL
- the tsaB gene encoding tRNA (adenosine(37)-N6)-threonylcarbamoyltransferase complex dimerization subunit type 1 TsaB, with the translated sequence MPTILAIETSAERASAALLLGDQLFTQEADGGKTHSAAILPLVQRLLGQAGIRLEQCEALAFGSGPGSFTGVRTAAGVVQGLAFGSRRPVIPVVTLLAMAQACRSRSGAADVLAILDARMGEVYWAQYRYEDRDGDDSGGWREVVAPTLSAPAAVAPRGTAVACGNGLQAYADAFAGAAFAAGALPDVMPHALQIAQLARLAFARGETLAAQDAQPLYLRNKVALTTSERLAKAGAAA
- a CDS encoding sensor histidine kinase; translated protein: MDHPPQEPVLSLFLASSVHDMKNSVGMLSASLEKLLGELDPQAFAAYQEMAHMLFEVRRVNGNLTQLLTLYKLGERLYPFDPQACAIDQCALELESMNRTLLDSRGITLYVDNPPGLIWHFDEDLIGGVLNHAINNAIRYTHDKIRLAFTLHDGRLEVRVEDNGPGYPEALLAAPAACQGVNFGSGSTGLGLYFAREVASLHRHRERQGTLRLENGGALGGGCFILELP
- a CDS encoding response regulator; the encoded protein is MNHPAHPDWSRKTYLVIDDFSIVHRMLRDMLRKLGAVAIDTVKNGADAIALLREKPYDVVLCDYNFSEGPNGQQILEEARHRELLGLTCIWLMVSSEKAVETVMGAAEMAPDGYILKPLTDSLLLARLNRAWDRKQAFTAIDRAYAARDYRRAAALCDQGLASTPVHAMDLLRMKAGLLLKAGLHQAARQAYEQALAQREQVWAKAGLARLDCLEGRHADAKQRLLKIVREHPSFLDAYDQLAQTLQSLGETAAALAVLEHAARLSPYAVMRQKNLGDLALQLGKLDVAEQAYQTSIAVGEYSILNSPHAYLGLARLYENSGRADAAVALLATARQRFPDAQVDLPAQIGKSQAHAPAVQEKTPPTPATDPKVQALHQRAQALLRYMETNGYNPVSAEEVRAVLARAEKLAPRHGHSEELLAALQTLGAGSNGGRIAARN